In Oncorhynchus clarkii lewisi isolate Uvic-CL-2024 chromosome 16, UVic_Ocla_1.0, whole genome shotgun sequence, one genomic interval encodes:
- the LOC139368317 gene encoding cytochrome c1-like isoform X1 has product MIKVQLLLLLGLVGPFCAVAHASTLVTPLERVSDTPAATDILEGATDAPTAEPNAADDEVVTKAPATDKPVTTQVDEAAPNVTEAAPTETEATEAAGQEAATMEAPAVATMAPANPEATAAAEADEEELVVEEEGTGSGQVVGIVIGALVAVIIVIAVVIALVRRMGKYSP; this is encoded by the exons ATGATCAAAGTTCAGCTGCTGCTCTTGCTGGGCCTGGTCGGCCCCTTCTGTGCCGTCGCACACGCAA GCACACTGGTGACCCCATTAGAAAGGGTGTCGGATACCCCTGCTGCCACCGATATCCTCGAAGGCGCCACCGATGCCCCCACGGCTGAACCCAATGCTGCGGACGATGAGGTCGTAACGAAAGCCCCTGCCACCGATAAACCCGTCACTACTCAGGTCGATGAGGCTGCCCCGAATGTGACAGAGGCCGCTCCCACGGAGACCGAGGCCACTGAGGCTGCCGGGCAGGAGGCGGCCACAATGGAGGCCCCTGCTGTTGCCACCATGGCCCCGGCGAATCCCGAAGCCACGGCAGCTGCAGAGGCTGATGAGGAGGagttggtggtggaggagg AGGGCACTGGCTCTGGACAAGTGGTGGGTATTGTGATTGGCGCATTGGTGGCAGTGATCATTGTCATCGCCGTGGTGATCGCCTTGGTGAGGAGAATGGGCAAATACTC CCCCTGA
- the LOC139368317 gene encoding cytochrome c1-like isoform X2, with protein sequence MIKVQLLLLLGLVGPFCAVAHASTLVTPLERVSDTPAATDILEGATDAPTAEPNAADDEVVTKAPATDKPVTTQVDEAAPNVTEAAPTETEATEAAGQEAATMEAPAVATMAPANPEATAAAEADEEELVVEEEGTGSGQVVGIVIGALVAVIIVIAVVIALVRRMGKYS encoded by the exons ATGATCAAAGTTCAGCTGCTGCTCTTGCTGGGCCTGGTCGGCCCCTTCTGTGCCGTCGCACACGCAA GCACACTGGTGACCCCATTAGAAAGGGTGTCGGATACCCCTGCTGCCACCGATATCCTCGAAGGCGCCACCGATGCCCCCACGGCTGAACCCAATGCTGCGGACGATGAGGTCGTAACGAAAGCCCCTGCCACCGATAAACCCGTCACTACTCAGGTCGATGAGGCTGCCCCGAATGTGACAGAGGCCGCTCCCACGGAGACCGAGGCCACTGAGGCTGCCGGGCAGGAGGCGGCCACAATGGAGGCCCCTGCTGTTGCCACCATGGCCCCGGCGAATCCCGAAGCCACGGCAGCTGCAGAGGCTGATGAGGAGGagttggtggtggaggagg AGGGCACTGGCTCTGGACAAGTGGTGGGTATTGTGATTGGCGCATTGGTGGCAGTGATCATTGTCATCGCCGTGGTGATCGCCTTGGTGAGGAGAATGGGCAAATACTCGTAA